TGCGGGCCGTGCGAATCACCGAACCAGGCGTCGTTGCTCACGGTAAAGAGCATATCCGACTCGCTGGTGTAATTGTTTCTCACCAGTTCGCTGAAGGCAATTTCGTAGCAGATAGCAGGTAAAATATGCAGCCCGTTGGCTATCAGGTTCGGCTGCTGCGCTTCGCCTCGCGAGAAGGACGACATAGCCAGGTTGAACAACGGCGCAATCGGTCGCAACCACTTCTCGAATGGGACAAACTCTCCGATGGGCAGCAACTGGTGCTTCTGATAACGGTTGGGATGCAAGTAGCGATAGTGACCTTGCTCATCCTCTGCGTGCTGTTTACCAACCACAATCAAAGTGTTATAGACATTGCGGGTATCAAATTGATAATCGGGAATGCCGGTAATAAGTGCGCTTTGATTAAACGCGGCGGCTTTATCCAGATTGTGTAAAAAGTCGAAGGCTAAGTCTTCCAGCTCAGGAATAGCGGCTTCCGGCCAGACAACTAAGTCGGCCTGCAGCCATAATGGGCGGGTCATATCCTGATATTTAGACATAGTCGGCCAGAACTGCTCAGGCTCCCAGCGCAGGCTTTGCTGAATATTGCCCTGAACCAGCAAGGTTCGGGTTTGCTCGCCGTTATAGTGCACCGGATTATCCGCTAGGCGTGTAAACAGGGTGAGTGCCAGCACCGGCAGCAGGGCAATTATGGTCAGCTGATAGCGCCTTTGCCAGAGCAGGTAGTACAGCAGCGCGCCAAGTAACACACAAACCAGGGTCAGGCCAAACTCGCCAATCCAGGGAGCAAGCATGTTAAGTGGTGCGTCGGTCTGGCTATAGCCAAAGCTCAGCCACGGAAACCCAGTCAGTAAGGTGCCACGCAGGTATTCAAATATCGCGAACCCACTTAGCAGCAGCGCAATACGTTGCCAGGGTTTATCGGAGAAGTGTGTCGCCAGCGCAAATGCCAGTGCAGGGTAAATCGCCAGATAGGCACAGAGCAGGCCCATTAACAACAGTGAGGCCGGTAAAGGCAACCCCCCGAACTGAGCGATGGACACATGTACCCAGCTTATTCCGGCTGCAAACCAGCCAAAGCCAAATAAAAAGCCATATTTTGCGGCGTGTCGGGTGGTGGGCTGATCTGTGACAAAACACGCTACTGCGAGCGCTATAAAAGTCAGAGGCCAGAGCCCAAACGGGGCATAACTAAAGGTAAGAGAGGCACCGCTAAGCAGTGCCAGCCACGCAAACTTGTCTTTGAGTAAGGTGGCGAGTTTATTCGAAAACGTCTTCAACATGTTCAGCTTTTGGCATGGTCACCTGTAACTGCAAAATACGGCGATTGTCCGAGTTGGTAACCTTGAACTGCAAAGGTGCAATATCAATGGTTTCGCCCCGGCTTGGCATATGGCCAAAAGCATGCAAGATGATCCCGCCTATGGTGTCTGCTTCTTGCGTGTCATATTCTGTTTTAAAGAAGTCGTTGAATTCATCCAGTGGAGTCAGCGCCTGAACGTTGAACACGTGTTTAGAAAGCTGGCGAATGGCCTGCTGTTCGTCTTCGTTGTCGTGCTCATCTTCGATTTCACCTACGATGGTTTCCAGAATATCTTCGATGGTCACCAGGCCCGAAACACCACCATACTCATCAATAACAATGGCCATGTGATAGCGTTTTTGACGAAACTCATTGAGCAGAGCATCAACACGTTTACTTTCTGGCACCACAACGGCAGGTCGCAAGTATTCACGGATGGTTGGCAGTTCACTGTCACGCTGAACAATCAGCGGTAGCAGATCTTTGGCCAGTAAAATGCCTTCGACATGATCTTTGTCTTCGCAAATGACTGGAAAGCGCGAATGGCTGGATTCAACCATAGCGGGTAACTGCGACTCCAGGTCCTGATCAATATCCAGCGTCACCATTTGTGAGCGCGGGATCATGATGTCACGGACTTTCAGTTCAGAGACACTGAGTACGCCTTCCATCATGTCTTTGGTTTCAGGGTCGATCAGGGCTCGTTCCTGCGCGTCGGCAATTACTTCTACCAACTCTTCTTTATTTTGGGGTTCCCCTTGCAGCATCTGAGTGATGCGTCCCAGCCAGGTCTTGCTCGAAGAACCCTGACTACTTTGCGAGTTTTCGTCGCTCATTGCGGTGTGTTACTCCAGTCGGTTAAACGTCATCTCGATATGGGTCAGCAATGCCCAGATCGGCTAAGAATTCTTTTTCAAGACTTTCCATTTCATCGGCGTCCTGTTCATTTATATGGTCAAAGCCCAACAAATGCAAGCACCCGTGTACCACCATATGGGCAAAATGATCATGGAAAGTTTTTTCCTGTTCTTCGGCCTCACGAAAAACCACCTGAGGACAAATAATTAGGTCGCCAACTAAAGGCAATTCAATGCCAGGCGGTGCTTCAAAAGGAAAAGACAGCACATTAGTGGGCTTGTCTTTACCGCGGTACTGGCTGTTCAGTTCCTGGCTTTCCGCTTCATCTGCAATCCGTATGGTGACCTCGGCCTCTTCCTTATACGCAAGGAGTGCTTTTTCGGCCCACAACTGAAATTGTTCAGCAGAGGGCAGGTTGGCGAAGTCACTGGCAATCTGTAGATCTACCTCAAGCGACATTATGAGCGCTCCTCGTCGTTGGCATTTGGCTGTGTATCAGCCGGCGCGGTATTGGCCTGTGCCTGTAATCTTGCCTGCTGTTTGTTAAACTTTTCCTTTCGCTCGGCTTCTTCTTTTTTCTCGTAGGCCTCAACAATACGCGCCACCACAGGGTGACGTACTACATCGTGAGACTTGAAGAAGTTAAACGAAATCTCGTCTACCTCACCCAATACATCAATGGCATGGCGCAGACCAGAGCGCGCACCGCGTGGTAAGTCCACCTGAGTGATGTCACCGGTGATCACCGCTTTGGAATTAAAGCCAATCCGGGTCAGGAACATTTTCATCTGCTCTGTGGTGGTGTTCTGGCTTTCATCCAGAATAATAAAGGCGTCGTTCAGTGTCCGACCACGCATGTAAGCCAGTGGTGCAACTTCTATCACATTCTTTTCGATCAAACGCTCGACCTTTTCAAAGCCCAGCATTTCGAACAGGGCGTCGTACAGCGGGCGCAAATAAGGGTCTATCTTTTGTGTCAGGTCACCGGGTAAGAAACCAAGTTTTTCGCCAGCTTCAACGGCCGGACGAGTCAGCAGAATACGACGAATTTCCTGACGCTCAAGGGCATCTACCGCCGCTGCTACCGCCAGGTAGGTTTTACCTGTGCCCGCCGGACCAATACCAAAGCAGATGTCATGGGTCAAAATATTGGCCACATAC
The Pseudoalteromonas viridis DNA segment above includes these coding regions:
- the lnt gene encoding apolipoprotein N-acyltransferase codes for the protein MLKTFSNKLATLLKDKFAWLALLSGASLTFSYAPFGLWPLTFIALAVACFVTDQPTTRHAAKYGFLFGFGWFAAGISWVHVSIAQFGGLPLPASLLLMGLLCAYLAIYPALAFALATHFSDKPWQRIALLLSGFAIFEYLRGTLLTGFPWLSFGYSQTDAPLNMLAPWIGEFGLTLVCVLLGALLYYLLWQRRYQLTIIALLPVLALTLFTRLADNPVHYNGEQTRTLLVQGNIQQSLRWEPEQFWPTMSKYQDMTRPLWLQADLVVWPEAAIPELEDLAFDFLHNLDKAAAFNQSALITGIPDYQFDTRNVYNTLIVVGKQHAEDEQGHYRYLHPNRYQKHQLLPIGEFVPFEKWLRPIAPLFNLAMSSFSRGEAQQPNLIANGLHILPAICYEIAFSELVRNNYTSESDMLFTVSNDAWFGDSHGPHQHMQIARMRALELQRPLIRVTNNGISGIYDPLSQTQHTLPQFVEETMLLDVKLMQGDSFYSQHGNKWVWVLLVFLAGFIVLEKGLTRLKCRVERDYL
- the corC gene encoding CNNM family magnesium/cobalt transport protein CorC (CorC(YbeX) belongs to the Cyclin M Mg2+ Exporter (CNNM) family, and was characterized as belonging to a set of three proteins, at least one of which must be present for CorA to function.); this encodes MSDENSQSSQGSSSKTWLGRITQMLQGEPQNKEELVEVIADAQERALIDPETKDMMEGVLSVSELKVRDIMIPRSQMVTLDIDQDLESQLPAMVESSHSRFPVICEDKDHVEGILLAKDLLPLIVQRDSELPTIREYLRPAVVVPESKRVDALLNEFRQKRYHMAIVIDEYGGVSGLVTIEDILETIVGEIEDEHDNEDEQQAIRQLSKHVFNVQALTPLDEFNDFFKTEYDTQEADTIGGIILHAFGHMPSRGETIDIAPLQFKVTNSDNRRILQLQVTMPKAEHVEDVFE
- the ybeY gene encoding rRNA maturation RNase YbeY gives rise to the protein MSLEVDLQIASDFANLPSAEQFQLWAEKALLAYKEEAEVTIRIADEAESQELNSQYRGKDKPTNVLSFPFEAPPGIELPLVGDLIICPQVVFREAEEQEKTFHDHFAHMVVHGCLHLLGFDHINEQDADEMESLEKEFLADLGIADPYRDDV
- a CDS encoding PhoH family protein, with product MSNQVKNIEFYLEPSDNHRLSSLCGPFDDNLKQIERRLGIEITHRDNWFKVTGQPVVAKAAVDILKSLYVETQPVRGKFADIEPDQVHLAITEANCLEQEAPDVWEKEVFIKTRRGVVKPRNPNQSQYVANILTHDICFGIGPAGTGKTYLAVAAAVDALERQEIRRILLTRPAVEAGEKLGFLPGDLTQKIDPYLRPLYDALFEMLGFEKVERLIEKNVIEVAPLAYMRGRTLNDAFIILDESQNTTTEQMKMFLTRIGFNSKAVITGDITQVDLPRGARSGLRHAIDVLGEVDEISFNFFKSHDVVRHPVVARIVEAYEKKEEAERKEKFNKQQARLQAQANTAPADTQPNANDEERS